GGCTAGTCTGGCGTAACTGAGGTTAACTATACCGCCGCGGGCGGGAAAATGGGACGCGAGAGAACGGAAGCGAcgcaaaaaaaaaaatgcGAAAATGgaaattttcaaatccGGTGTGTGGGTTCTTTGTAACAGTCCCATCTTTATGGTAGCTTCGATTTCTTGCAGCGCAAAAATGCCACTTTCGGAAGTCAGGATTTGCCACCATGATGACATTCTTTCTACTGAGAGACCAGAGCAAAAAAATTATGGGATGTTGTGTAGCCCCCCCCGGGACTCGAACCCGGATCACATCCACCGGAAAAATGTATGCTAACCATTGCACTAAGGGGGCATAATATCCTTATGATGAATAAGCATAGCATGAGGAGTATATCCTCGGAGATCGGCTGGAATTTTTAGCGGCGTATTAAACGATGTTGTCTTTGGTATGAATAACTAAGAGTCTGGAGTTCCAGTTTAGTTGGAACCGTTCAAGGCTGATACGGGCTTCGTCCAGCAATTGCATCTACGGCCAATTACAGGTCTGCCTATATTTGCTTGAAATGATATCGGCTATTGTTTGTTTGCGCGAAAGTCCTATGGGCATTGGGAAGATGGCAAGGGCCACCATCGTGCCATCGAGATTGATGCCAGCCAAGCCAAAAGTCAACTGCAAGCCTGTTGTTTGGTCAGGGGGGCCATCTAGAAGTTACTCAACATTCAATGCACATTCAGCTACTAGCAGTAGCACTGAGGAACGAAAATCAGGGAAGAGGCTGACGATATGGCCGAAAGTCAAGGCTTTCACGACTTTTACTGCTTCTGGAACGCTTGTAATTGGAGCTGCTGGGCTCTCTGTGGTCGTAATATACCTGATCCTATCAGAACTATTTTCTCCGTCAGGGGATACCCAAATCTTTAACCGGTCGGTGTCATTGATCGAGAAAGACGAGATTGCTAGAGCTCTCCTGCAATGTAATGATACGGAGGATAGCAAGGAAAGACTTAAGGCGTATGGGGAGATCTTTACGAGCGATAAGTGGACTAGAAACAGACCGATTGTCTCTACGAAAAAGATCGATAAGAATGGCAAAGCTCATTACTTCATGAGATTCCATGTGGAATCtagaaagaagagaggtCTTGTTCATATTGAAGCTGTCGAATCGGACAAGAATTATCAACCGGACTTTAAATCCATGTACCTCGATGTGGCCGGTGAGCAGCGCTATTATCTAATCAAACCACAGCTAGGGACTGTCGCGAAGCCTAAGGGCTTTCTTGGTGTTAACTGGGGCCCGAAGAGGAACTAACGGCGTGTTACTGTTATCTATGCGTACCTTATAGTAAATATTCCAAGCAGAGGTGGCCAGGGCCGGCCTTGCATATTGCATTAAACACTGTTTTGATTCTAACGATTTAATGTCCCAAGTTTGTCTAGTCTATTCATTATGGTTATAAATATCTAACGATGGAAGAACCATAATTCATAACAGAAGGCTCGCAATGAAGACTGTTACGAATAAGATTGCATATCCTGAATTTTTATATTGCGTGGTAGATCCGGAACCGGCCTTTGGTGTTGGCACATCCGTTGCGACTCTATTTCCATCGTTCTCGACAATTGTTTCCGAAGGCGATGTGCTTGACTGAAAGTTCATGATATCAAACCCAAATTTGGAGCATTTGGCGTCATTCGACAAGCTTTTGTACTGACTGTTGAAATAAACATTTTTACCCGCAAAGGGACATATATTTCCTCCATTATCATTTGCGCTATGGGCAGCATTATTGATGGCATATAGTTTGCTGATCTGAAGGGCAAGCTTCTGTTCAGTGGAACAATCTGCGAATTTACCATAAACTCCACTCGAACCATCCGCCATGATATCAGAGCAGTTCACTTTACTGCAAACAGTATCGAATAGTTCCTGATATTTGGTAGAATCCTCATAGGGAACAACGAGGCAGGGCAGATATGTGCCCAGACAGTCACATTTTTCAACATCTGGTTTTGGAGGAACTTTGTTACTTGCCTTCCAATCCTTATTTGAACCAGCGGAGGGGCATTTGATACTTCTGTTGCGCTCAGAATTTGCGTATTCTTTCTTTTGTGTGCCTTCAGGCTTAGCCTTCGAATATTCATTGCGCAAGTATTCAAAATCATCTAGCTTTTCAACATCTCCATTATCATTTATTTTGACGACACCATActcattttcttcctcgaAATACATGTATGCAAGACCTCCGGACCAGGTCTTGGACATCTTTGGTCCGAATAAGGCGCCGACCTCCGTGAAAGGTCTTGGTCTCACAAGATTACATCCAAATtcagaaaaaaaaatcgGTAAAGGATaatcttcaaattcctCCGTGCGCTCTTTGTAGCCACTAGTTCCATAGGACGAGTACCCGCACCATTCATACATATTAACACCAT
The nucleotide sequence above comes from Torulaspora globosa chromosome 6, complete sequence. Encoded proteins:
- the TIM21 gene encoding Tim21p (ancestral locus Anc_4.175), producing the protein MISAIVCLRESPMGIGKMARATIVPSRLMPAKPKVNCKPVVWSGGPSRSYSTFNAHSATSSSTEERKSGKRLTIWPKVKAFTTFTASGTLVIGAAGLSVVVIYLILSELFSPSGDTQIFNRSVSLIEKDEIARALLQCNDTEDSKERLKAYGEIFTSDKWTRNRPIVSTKKIDKNGKAHYFMRFHVESRKKRGLVHIEAVESDKNYQPDFKSMYLDVAGEQRYYLIKPQLGTVAKPKGFLGVNWGPKRN
- the GAS2 gene encoding 1,3-beta-glucanosyltransferase (ancestral locus Anc_4.174), with translation MISLISTILLMVRTVVGVPTQINNVAEIEIIGNKFFESTTGEQFFMKGIAYQPSRSLQELEAAEGTYETKYIDPLADPEICLRDIPLLQELGVNTIRVYSIDPTKSHDECMDALSEAGIYVLLDLAEPDVSIPRDKPVWDVNIWRRYKDVVDAMHKYSNILGFFAGNEVTNDKTNTHASPFVKAAIRDVKEYIKGQKYRKIPVGYSSNDDADTRENLAQYFACDDDHADFYGVNMYEWCGYSSYGTSGYKERTEEFEDYPLPIFFSEFGCNLVRPRPFTEVGALFGPKMSKTWSGGLAYMYFEEENEYGVVKINDNGDVEKLDDFEYLRNEYSKAKPEGTQKKEYANSERNRSIKCPSAGSNKDWKASNKVPPKPDVEKCDCLGTYLPCLVVPYEDSTKYQELFDTVCSKVNCSDIMADGSSGVYGKFADCSTEQKLALQISKLYAINNAAHSANDNGGNICPFAGKNVYFNSQYKSLSNDAKCSKFGFDIMNFQSSTSPSETIVENDGNRVATDVPTPKAGSGSTTQYKNSGYAILFVTVFIASLLL